The Notamacropus eugenii isolate mMacEug1 chromosome 4, mMacEug1.pri_v2, whole genome shotgun sequence DNA window TCTTGCAGCATGTTATTTCACTCTAGTTTTCTTAGCTACAAATTAGTTTGTCAGCCCAGGCTACTGGATAGGAGTGGGCTCAAGTGGCATGTTAAGATatattaaaacattttgtaaacaaCACTTTATGACCTTATATGACCCATGTTATCTACTACATCATAAATCTTGAATTACTTCCCATTAACTAGACACAGTTCCTAATAACGTGGCCAAAGCCCTCTATAATCTAACTCTTTACTTACCCTTCCTTCTCACAACATATGCTGATATGGTCCTTGTGTCTTACATCCTCTCTTCGTGAACTATCCCCCACTCCATTCTTTTAACAATTAATCTTTGGCTTCTACAGTCACTGTTCCCTTCCATCTAATGTTTTTGAGTAcctatcatattaaaaaaatgtgcatataaGAGATAtacaattccccaattgataaatggtcaaaagatatgaataggcagttttcagagtaagaaattaaagctatctatagtcctatgaaaaaatggtctaaatcccTGATTacagatgtaaatcaaaacaactctgaagtaccacatcacacctatcagattagcaaacatgacagaacagatgataaatgctgaagaggatgtgggagagttggaacactaattcattgttggtggagctgtgagctgatctaagcattttggagagcaatttggaactagggccaaagggctacaaaaatgtgcataccctttgacccaacaatatcgcttctaggacttatccccaagagatgataaaaatgggaaagggtcccacatgtaatcaaggggatgcccatcaattgggtgaATTGCCTATCAATGGTTGAATacaattgtggtatataaatgtaatggaatactactgtgctataagaaatgattaacaggaagacttcggagaggcctggaaagacttctatgaactgatgagtgaaaggaacagaaccgggagaactttgtacacagaaacaaccagcgtttgaggaatttttctgctagactaatactttattgcaatgcaaggacttaaattaattcccaatggtctcttaaggcaaaatgccttccacatccagagaaaaaactatggaatttgatagaataaagcagatcattttctttattatgttttcgtttgttttatgatttctcccagtcattttaatttcttaacgtgaaaatgtatttaataggaatgtatatggaGAACCTATACAAAACTATATGCCACcttagggagggagtgaggaggtaggacagaaagggaggaaggaggggaaaaaaatctaagacataaggaagtgaatgtagaacactgaaaacaaatcaataaaataaaaaagatgtaaATCCTACCAGGAGGCTATAATCCAGTTGGCATGATAAACCATCATTGGTCCAATAATGTCCTATTCTGAAAATAAAGTTTTGGAAGGCGTACTGATGACACAAGGCAGTTTAGAGCAGAGACCAAAATGATGGCCCCAAACAATGTGTAACATATGTAAAAGAGGGCGGTAGTGGGGTGTGTGGCACAACTCCTTTTAGAGTTGAAGCTACATAAAGCAGAAAGGAGCATCCAATTATTCAGTGATATTTTCCTGATGATTTGTATCACTCTTTTGGCCTTTACCAAATTACCTTGCATAGGGTttgctaaatgaatgaaaagctaAGTGCCTACACAAATGTGAAATAAGAGTAATGGGACTAAGACAGAGACCCAAATAACtacaattaaaattatttgttaaatgttCAAGGGTGCAAAATGCTAAAGGAGTTTTCAAGGTTACTTCTGGCAAGTACAGGTATTCACTCAGAGTTTCCAGTCTAGCATGTCAGTTGGGCTAagtaagggttcttaacctggggtctataaATAACACACAAAAGTTCATTTTAATTAAACTTTCTAAATAAGGAGGATATGTGTCAACAACGACATTGTCAAAACATTCCCTACAAATAAAAGTTATGTTTTCTCCAGTAACAGCTAGTCACAGTAACTTCTCAATAAACATTTTGTTGTTCCAAATGTGCGtctggaaacaaaatgaaaatgtggTCTTAGTGGCTTGGACCTATTTGCCACCAAATATACCCTTACTCTTTTCCAGGGTTTAATCTCTCTAGGTCCCTAGCTCTGAACTTTATTcagcttcatttatttttatttatctttattcAGATAAGGCCAAAGACATAACCTGATTAATCAGAAATAGGTCCAATAAAAGCAAGTATCAATTTTGTCATAGGCATTTTATTTAACAGACCATTAGAAAAATAATCATGGCAGAGACctgaaaatggagggaaaaaaaagacattaaaatttaTTCAAACACATGAACTCAAATTAGCACTACAGACTAAATATATCAGATTCAAGTGATTTTTAACGAAATATTCCCATCAGAAATGTTTTCTCTTAAAGAAAGTCTACCCCTTTAAGCATGAGACACTAAACATGATCTAATGATGCAGCAGTCACAACCACCCCTTCAAACAAGACCATCTGATTTAATGATCTCTGCCCAACTAAACAATTAACTTATTCATAGAAACTGAACTAAGAATAGTCTTATTGCTTTTTGCCCCAAAGGTTTGAACCATAGTCCTCAAATCTAACAATCAAAATGTAAACCAAAAAATTTCCTCAAAATCCCTGCCACTCACCTTTAGTTCATTCTTCTAATAAGCCTGTTGATCTGGTCTTCCCTGTTACCAGCATCTCCACCTTCCACAAAGTGTGTAGTCTTTTTCTTCATTCCGCCTCTTGGAGAAGATAATTTGAAGGGCCACAGGAAGTTGTTGGCAGCTTTGAAGTGCTTGCCAACAGTGTAGATCTCATGGATCAAGTCCTCCATGCAGATAATTCCATATTTACCTGAAATTTATTTGGGCTATTACTTTTATAAGCTATGATCCATTTATTCAAACACATATTCATTGTTACTTTTAAAAGttcaaatatattaaattttctaTGCTTGAAAAAATATCAGTAGAATTCACTGGTGAAACCAACTCAAAACACTTTACTGCAACATATAAGTATAGAGTCCAAATCTTAAGTCTATTGGGAAGAGCACCTGATTTGGACTTCTCTTGCACACTTAGTTTTGTCTTCTGGTAAAATGAACCAATAATAAcatcccttcttgctctaaattctACAGTCCCCCTTAAATAGGCTAAACTTACCAAGAGATTTTGCAATAAGGGCATTATCCGTTAGGGCAATTCTCTGTTTCTTGATCTTGCCATAACCACGTTTATAAATCAAGTCATTCACAGACTTCAGGTTTGGGtaactgaaataaataaaaaatgaggtGTTTGTATGTCagtaaagaaattatttcatgaAAACGAATGACATCAAAATAGGAAGAACTCTTTACCCCCATGCAATGTATGGTTCCACAATTCTCAGCATGTTAATGGAAGCCTTGTTAAGCTTAACAAAAGTGCCATTGAAGATTTGGCGAAGACGAAGAAGCTGCAATACTTTTCGGACCTTTGGACTAACACCATTGAtcctggaaaggaaaaaaggattaaaaaattGATCAGGTTTTTAATTCCTTTAGCGCCCCATAATTACAGTAAAACAATCAGTTTTAAAGACTCAGAGAAGCAGAATACATGCTTCGGTCTCATTAAGGTTTTTATCTGATTGTTTCCTGAGCCAGGAAATCAAGTTGCCTGAGATTGAGAGATGGATTTCATGAATAAACATTAACTCCCAAGAAAGAACTCAACTCACCCTCTGATTCTGATCACAAAAGCTAACTTGGGTTCAGCAGGTACATAGTAGTTGCCAGCTTTTCGTGCCATTCTAGCCAGTCGGATTTCACTTCTGTACATCTGTCTGTACTCCTTATGGTAGGCTTTAGCTTTTTCATAGATAACTTTTCTTCGTATTTTACGGAGCTGAAAAAGAAATATCCAAGTTTCACTAaatcaaatattatatttcaatctgTTGACTGATAATACTATTATCCTAGCATCcaagtgcttaaaaaaaaaatcacattagatCATGTTGCTGAAGTCATATTCAAGGAAATTCTCTATCAGTCCAATCCAAAACTGTTGCTCAAAAACTTTGTCTCAACCCCCCGAAATAAATATAAGTTCTATCTTCTAGGTGATGAAGCAATGAAATGCTTTCCTTAAAAATCCAAAAGTGAATGAGTAAACATAATAATGCacccattttaaaattcaatccAAGTACATATCTATAACATTCagaggaaaagtttttttttttaatcaaataaataaaaagtgctGTGCTGTTACCTTTTTTATAGCCATCTTCTTCTTCAAGCGTTTTGCCTTCAGTATCGCGAAAGCCTTTCGCTTTTTCAGAAGGGATTCTGGAACGGATGGTAGCTTCTTTtctctacattaaaaaaataattctaactcGTATTTCTCTTTCAAATAAATGCAATCTAATAATAACCCCCACTCCAAATACAATTATATACTAAGGCACGCAAGAAGacagtacagtggataaagtaagagtctgaagtcaggaaggcctgagttcaaaaacTATAGTCTAGACACTTAaccagctatgtgacactggacaaatcacttgacctctactgcctcagtttccccatcagtaaaatggggataataacagcacccacctcccagggttgttgtatcaAATATAATAACATTTGAGAAGAAtctgtctgacacatagtaaacactacaGACATTACTACGATATCTACAATATTCTCAAGTCTATTTTAATATCACAGAATTTTGAGAGTTGAGATGTCAGAAGTCCTCCAGTTGAATCCTGGCCTGGAAAGGAAATCTATGATGCCTTTCAGGTTATCTTTACAAAATGCTgtaaagtaggtgttattattatctccattttatagctgaaaaaaCTAAGGATGACAGACTTGCTAAACTAAGGCTCGCTAACTTGTGGATCAACATCTGAGCTTCCTCAAGTACGcatccagcactctttctgtaATGGCACCAAAGTGGCAAGCCTTGGAGACAGGGGGTCAACGGCTTCCCTGCTGGCCATGCCACCAAGGGCACGTCACTGAGCCTCTCGCTGCTCTAAACATACTTAATATCGCAGGTCCAGCTCCTGGAACAGGTATGTTTTACCATAGCTATATAATCGCAAACCAAAGACACGTTATTCCTTCAAACGACTAGCATCCAATagaataagcacttactatatgttaCTCACGTGCCGAGCACAAAAGGCTCAAGCGCTACCTTCAATGAGCTACTCGTTTCATCAAGGAAATACACGAATAcacgaatacacacacacacacacgcaaacataCAAGACGAAAAATATCCCAATAGGGAGAGAGGAAATGCTTGGAAATGAGTCTAACGCAGGGCAAAAAGGCCTAAATTCACTCAGTAGCAAACGAAGAACCCAGTATTGTCTTCTACTCGCATCCCTTCCGCAACAAAGAATTATCTGGCCTTTAATTTTCGTTTCTCGCAGACCTTATctagggagggaataacacgctGCGGCTGGCTTCCAAGTGAACAACGACTAAGGGCCTACTACGTGCGAGCCATCGGACGCTACCTTTTCCTAACGGAAATATCCTGCAGAAAGTTAATGAAGCTAAGGCTCTTGCGGCTCGGAGAAACGAACGCTCCGTACTTTGGGCAACGGCTCCGAGGGCTTCCGAACACGGCCTCACTGCGGCCTTCGGGCCTCGAGTCAGGAGCCAGGGAAAGAAGCCGGCGACCCGAGGCGGCGGCAGGGAACCGAGGGGCGCGGACTCGGGGGGCGCCTCGGGGCTCGGAGGCTCTCGGAAAGCCGCGGCCTTTGCCTCCCAAGGTCGggcccccttcccccccaccccaaggctGCCCGAATCACAGCCCAGTTTCGAAGGATCCCGCGTTCAAAGGAAACGCAAGTTACAAGAATAAGGAACGCAAAGTCCAGGCTACCGCCAGGTGTAGAGGATAAGGGCAAACAGGTTTTCATTTCCGAGGATGGAGAAGGATTCTCAAGAGGAGCAGCATTTACTTACTCTGCATCCGCCATGATTCCGGCCGGAAAAAGAGGAAGTATGCGCATGCGTACTGAACACTTAAAGACTTGGCAAGAGTTGGGGTCCTAAAATGTATAGGTGGCTGAGGTAGTGCCTGAATATTGGAGAGATAGATTACTTTGGTTTTGAAGGCGGAAGTCGAAATTCGAGTAATATCTGTTTGGGGACTCTTCTGACCAAACTACGGAAGGAAACAGGTACTAGGGAAAAGAATACAACTAAACTTTTTCATTAAAATGCTAACAATTTTGTGCATGAGGTCCTAAATCTCAGTCTAGCATTCATTAACGGTGTTTGGGTTGAGAGTTCTCTACCCTAATTAGGACttgcaaaaaacccaaaaaactccCCTTCCTTTGAGCTACCTAGTTTCCCGAAAACTACATGTCCCAGTATGCCTTTCTCACATTCTTGCCCGCCGGACAGGAAGCGCAGCATTCTTGGGGACTGTAGGCAGTTCCAGGATTGGAAAGATTAAGGTTCCTACCCAGGTTCCATTTAGGGATGGCGGCGATTAGGCATTGCTGCAGCGGATGCGCTTGTTACCGCCTCCCCGGCTTTGCCAATACAAGTTATAGGCTCGGAAGGCTCCGGTGGAGTTCTGCCGAggccctttcttccctccttcctggcTGGCTGGGGTGTTCCCCTTAAGAGCCTGACCCTGGGCGGGGGCAGCAGCGAGCCTAGGCCAGGCCTGCTCTGGAAGCCGGTGTGGCTGGAAGGGGTCGGGGCTGAGGGGCCACAGAGGGGAATGGCCGTGGTGACTTTCATGTCAGGGGCCGCTGGGTTGGGCAGGCGAAGGCCGGGGCACCCCCTGGCGCGGGGCGCGAGCGGCAGAGGGAGGTGCGAGCTGGCTGAGCGGCTGCGGCCCGGGCCAGCGAGAGGGGCTGCCTTGGCAAGACGACCGCGGCTGCGGGGCGGGCGGGCGAAAGGGGGGCTGGGCCAGGGTGGGGGGCGGGGTGCGccgtggggaggaggggagggggagggaacgaggggggcggggggagggaacgagggctgccgccgccgccgccgccgccgccgctgccgccggcTTTTCCCCGTCCCGGTTTATATAGCGCAGAGCGTGGAGCTCGCTCAGTGCGCGAGCAAGCCTGCGAGTTGCAAGTTGCTCTTTGCTCCGGACTCCCGGTGCCCGAGTGACAGCCTCGGAGCTGAGAGGGGAGCGAGGGGGTGGGCGACACGAGACCTCTGGGGGCCCGGGCAGGTACTGGGGGTGCTTCAAGCCGTTGGGCTGCTCCTGCCTCCGGGGAAGGACTGGCCACTTTCTCCGGTCCCTCCTCCATACCCCCTTTTTAAACTTGGGTTAAGTTGACAACTCCTCCGGCCGGCCTGCGGGTCCGGGCTCTGCACGGTTCTTGTGGGGCCAGGGCGGTGCGGCCCCCGCCGCCGCAGCAGCAGCTCCCAGCGGGAGCTGGAAGCATGAGGGCAGCTTAACGTGTGGCTGTCACCGCAGCTGGACCCGGCGCCCAGGCAGCGACCCGAGCCTGGCCGAGCGCTCCCAGGCGGGCGGCTAGCCAGCAAGAGGCGGCCCAGAGACGACTGCACCGCCCTGGGGGGGCAACAGCGCCCAACTGGGCAAGGGGGTGGCACAGCCGAGGGTGTGCGACAGCCTCGGGAGCAGCAGCCGCGCTCCGGTCCCCCCGAAAGTCTGGGAGGcaacttggggggaggggggagttagGTGTGGGGTCTTTCCTCgggtccttccttccctcccccggGAGCTCCTTGGGCTTAAAGGAGGGCGGCACTCGGCCACCTCTCGGGGCAAGGAATCAGGAGGGTCCCCGCAGCCGCTCAGCTGCAGGAAAGCTAAAAGGCCGGGGTCGGTCCGTGCGGGTGCtgtcgctgctgctgctgccgcggTCTCAGGGCTGGGCTGGGCGTCGCGATGAATATCGTAGTGGAGTTCTTCGTGGTCACTTTCAAAGTGCTCTGGGCTTTCGTGCTGGCCGCGGCCAAGTGGCTGGTGCGGCCCAAAGAGAAGAGCGTGGCGGGACAGGTGTGCCTGATCACCGGGGCCGGCAGCGGCCTGGGCCGCCTCTTCGCCCTGGAGTTCGCCCGGCGCCGGGCTCTGCTGGTTCTGTGGGACATTAACACCCAGAGCAACGAAGAGACGGCGGGTATGGTACGCCACATCTACCAGGACCTGGAGGCAGCTGATGCCGCTGCCCTGCAAGGTAACCCGAACCAGCACCCCCGTCCTCCCCATCATTCCCTCCTGAAGGCTGTGACAGCCCTGTATGATCCATTCctccctccagagagagaaaatggatctGAACTAGAGTCCCACCTAATTGCCCTGTCCTGAAAAGTGAATATAATTTGCCTAAAGGATAGAGCAACTACGTATTTGGTCGTCTCACAATATTAAGGAAAAAATGTGCTGCAATATAAGGACAAAACTGGTGTGTTAATTGGATCTCATTTAGTTCCTAAGGAAAGAATAGGATTAGCAGAGCTCTCTGCAGACTCACACACACAGGTACTAAGAGAGACTTACTACAAAGTGCTTAGGATCTAAGGGGAATTTCTCACATCCATGTACCATGGGAAGAGTACATATTGTTGGGAAGTTGTTCTGATTACTGGTATCTACTTCGCTACACTGTAGCATAATGCCTTATATTGTAACCCTAAAAGGTTGGTTTAGGGGCAGAATTAATTATATTGTAACTGTCTGCACAGGAAAATGTTCAAATTGTTTCACTGAAGAtagcacatacatgtgtatatctgcATGTACATACTCATGCAATATAACCAATATGATTGAAAATCACTTTAGATTTGAGCCTCATTTTTGACATCTCTTTTCTACTTTTGTTAACCCTAGGGAGACCACAGGATTATATACAATAGCTGTTCTTAAATTTGGTTagtttttaatggaattaaagcCTAGCTTAAACTCACTTCTTGGTTTAGAAAACTtggtattgattttttaaatgagatagtTCATTTCAAAGAAGACTCTCCTTCAAGGAAATGTGCAACATTTAGTCTTTAAAATTAGAAACtgcatttttcaaaaatatgaattatGCTAATTTTTATGCCAGGAAAACTAAAGTGCAAAATGTAACTTTAAACGTTAAATTGTTAATATTTGGGGGCATAAAATCTAGATCATATCCTGTTTGTGGAGAAAGCCTAatgaataaattagaattttctAGTGGGGATATTTAATTTAAATGTCATTTATCCAGAATTTAGCATAAGGAAGCTTCATATTCACCTGAGATGTTACCACGTGTAGAGGCATCTTTTTGAGGCTAAATTCTCTAGTTAAAACTAAGAAATTCCCCTTATGATCAATTTATTTGGCACATGTGAGATGTTTGGATTACTACGAATATTTTTTCTTCTCGATCTTGAAGCGAGTTTCTTTTTTGAAGAATTTCGTATT harbors:
- the RPL7 gene encoding large ribosomal subunit protein uL30 isoform X3 → MYRSEIRLARMARKAGNYYVPAEPKLAFVIRIRGINGVSPKVRKVLQLLRLRQIFNGTFVKLNKASINMLRIVEPYIAWGYPNLKSVNDLIYKRGYGKIKKQRIALTDNALIAKSLGKYGIICMEDLIHEIYTVGKHFKAANNFLWPFKLSSPRGGMKKKTTHFVEGGDAGNREDQINRLIRRMN
- the RPL7 gene encoding large ribosomal subunit protein uL30 isoform X1, coding for MRILPLFPAGIMADAEEKKLPSVPESLLKKRKAFAILKAKRLKKKMAIKKLRKIRRKVIYEKAKAYHKEYRQMYRSEIRLARMARKAGNYYVPAEPKLAFVIRIRGINGVSPKVRKVLQLLRLRQIFNGTFVKLNKASINMLRIVEPYIAWGYPNLKSVNDLIYKRGYGKIKKQRIALTDNALIAKSLGKYGIICMEDLIHEIYTVGKHFKAANNFLWPFKLSSPRGGMKKKTTHFVEGGDAGNREDQINRLIRRMN
- the RPL7 gene encoding large ribosomal subunit protein uL30 isoform X2, producing the protein MAIKKLRKIRRKVIYEKAKAYHKEYRQMYRSEIRLARMARKAGNYYVPAEPKLAFVIRIRGINGVSPKVRKVLQLLRLRQIFNGTFVKLNKASINMLRIVEPYIAWGYPNLKSVNDLIYKRGYGKIKKQRIALTDNALIAKSLGKYGIICMEDLIHEIYTVGKHFKAANNFLWPFKLSSPRGGMKKKTTHFVEGGDAGNREDQINRLIRRMN